From the Candidatus Methylacidithermus pantelleriae genome, the window CGAACTGGCCACAAGCCTCGGGGGATCCCCAGCTCGCTTAGGACGAAATGCCAAAGGAATGGGATGGCCGGTTACTCTTCGAGCGGCTTCAATCACTTGAAGGACCGAATAGCCGCTTCCCGTACCCAAGTTGTAGCAACGGCTCTTGTCGCACTGTAGGGCGAAACGATGGGCCTCGGCCAAATCCAGCACATGCACATAATCCCGAATGCAGGTTCCATCCAGCGTTGGGTGATCCTTTCCATACACCTCCACGCAGTTGCGAAGACCCAGAGCCACCTGAAGAACCCGAGGAATCAAGTGGGTTTCGTTACGGTGATCCTCACCAAAACGCGCGGAAGCTCCGGCCGCATTGAAGTACCGCAACGAGACGTAGCATAACCCGTAGACCTTTTCATACCACTGTAAAATTTGTTCGAACATGAGTTTGGAGGCACCGTAAGGGTTAACCGGGTTGGGGGGAACTCGCTCATCGATAGGGATTCTTTCCGGCAGCCCATACACCGCGCACGTGGAGGAGTAGATCATCTTGGACACACCGGCCTGGCACATCGCCTCCAGTAAAGAAAGACCCGCTGAGACATTGCCAGTAAAATAGCTTCCCGGGTCCCGCATCGATTCCTCAACGAGAGCTTTTGCCGCCAGATGGACAACAGCATCCGGTTGGAACCCAGTCAAAACGTCTCGGACAAACTCCACGTCGAGGAGATTTCCTTGGAAAAATGACGCTCTCGGATC encodes:
- the galE gene encoding UDP-glucose 4-epimerase GalE, coding for MVRLDPLGSVKVLVTGGAGYIGSVCVEVLLDHGMEVGVVDDLSEGHREAVDPRASFFQGNLLDVEFVRDVLTGFQPDAVVHLAAKALVEESMRDPGSYFTGNVSAGLSLLEAMCQAGVSKMIYSSTCAVYGLPERIPIDERVPPNPVNPYGASKLMFEQILQWYEKVYGLCYVSLRYFNAAGASARFGEDHRNETHLIPRVLQVALGLRNCVEVYGKDHPTLDGTCIRDYVHVLDLAEAHRFALQCDKSRCYNLGTGSGYSVLQVIEAARRVTGHPIPLAFRPKRAGDPPRLVASSGRIARELGWKPAFTRLEEIIDTAWQWHKAHPAGYQGEGVKKEQTL